The DNA window GCTGTAGTGGCTGCTCCTCTGGTGATAGCGGCGGAGACAGTGGCGGATGCAGCGGCTGTGGCGGCGGTGGTGGAGATTAGATTCCCCTGTGCTTAAAGTGTGGGGATTTGACGGGCCTTTTTATCTGCAGTGGCACATCACTGAGCATTGTAACCTTAACTGCATACACTGCTACAGGGAGGGAAACGCTGCTGAACCAGAGATATCCGCTTTGATGGGTGTACTAAAAAACTTTAACCGGTTTTTAAAGTCAATCCACAAAAGGGGTAGAATTCAGATAAGCGGCGGCGAGCCTTTCTTGTCAGAGCATTTATTTTCAATACTTATGGAGGCTAAAAAGAGCGGCTATCCAATCCGGGTGCTTTCAAACGGGACTGTAATGTCTAAAGATTTAGCAAAACGACTGAATGAGTCAGGGTGCCGTATTGTTCAGGTGTCTTTTGAGGGCTCTGAGGAAATTCATGATAAAATCAGAGGGATTGGTTCCTTTAAAAAGGCTCTTGACGGCACAAAGATACTGTGTGAGGAAAATGTCGAGGTGACTGCCATGATGACCGTATCAGACATTAATTATAAGGCATTAACAGAAACAATTAAACTTACCACTCCGTATATACGACGTTTTGCTTTTTCGCGGCTTGTGCCGT is part of the Nitrospirota bacterium genome and encodes:
- a CDS encoding radical SAM protein; its protein translation is MQRLWRRWWRLDSPVLKVWGFDGPFYLQWHITEHCNLNCIHCYREGNAAEPEISALMGVLKNFNRFLKSIHKRGRIQISGGEPFLSEHLFSILMEAKKSGYPIRVLSNGTVMSKDLAKRLNESGCRIVQVSFEGSEEIHDKIRGIGSFKKALDGTKILCEENVEVTAMMTVSDINYKALTETIKLTTPYIRRFAFSRLVPWGRALTLADSMLTTKQVKSLFREFHKLNLNTENQKGAEVSKTYRDPLWQGFFGKVNPLLLGGCSIGYNGICVDTDGTVYPCRRLPVSLGNVHDTDLTEIWKSEILRELRNRDLLKGKCRGCKLRWQCGGCRAIAYAKTGDYLSEDPQCFN